One window of Phycisphaerae bacterium genomic DNA carries:
- the speA gene encoding biosynthetic arginine decarboxylase, producing the protein MAGLTKSAPRSDILHKWTVEDSIDLYNVRKWGAGFFSANERGNIRVSPRGPDGPAFDLKELVDELCERGIELPMLIRFSDILRTRIEQLNSAFAKAFLEHEYTGQFMGVYPIKVNQQRHVVEEIVKYGDRYRFGLEAGSKPELLAVLAMLESPEPLIICNGYKDIEYIETALWGTKLGKPVIVVVEEFGELPRIIERANAMGVSPLIGFRAKLAARGSGRWQESGGAKSKFGLTLTEMLRGVELLEQSGMLGCLVLTHFHLGSQITNIRMIKDALAEASRIYIELAKMGAGLKYFDVGGGMAVDYDGSSSTFDSSANYSMDEYVSDVVDAIAQACNSAELPHPTLVTECGRAITAHHTALIFNILGVTELTQNPVPQSLPEDSHNVMHNMLEMHDSISAKNFQEAYHDALALRDEGMTLFKLGYLTLKDCAVMESIFWSACRKIIRIMREKEYVPEELQGLEAQLAVTYHGNFSIFQSVPDCWAVGQLLPIMPIHRLNEEPTARAILADITCDSDGKIDKFIDLRDVKTTIELHPLNNGDEYLLGIFLTGAYQEILGDMHNLFGDTNAIHVSVKDDGQYFVEHVIDGDTVGEVLQYVQFSPENLVARLRQTVERAVREKRINFRESAELLRFYEEGLKGYTYLEDARS; encoded by the coding sequence ATGGCAGGACTGACAAAGAGCGCCCCGCGATCAGACATTTTGCATAAGTGGACTGTCGAAGACTCGATCGATCTTTACAACGTCCGCAAATGGGGTGCCGGGTTCTTCTCCGCCAACGAGCGGGGCAACATCCGCGTCAGCCCGCGCGGCCCCGACGGCCCCGCCTTCGATCTGAAGGAACTGGTCGACGAGCTCTGCGAGCGCGGCATCGAACTACCCATGCTGATTCGCTTCTCGGACATCCTCCGAACGCGGATCGAGCAGCTTAACAGCGCATTTGCCAAGGCCTTTCTTGAGCACGAGTACACCGGCCAGTTCATGGGCGTGTATCCCATCAAGGTGAACCAGCAGCGCCACGTCGTCGAGGAGATCGTCAAGTACGGAGACCGATACCGATTCGGGCTCGAGGCCGGCTCCAAGCCCGAATTGCTTGCCGTTCTCGCCATGCTTGAATCGCCGGAGCCTCTCATCATCTGCAACGGCTACAAGGACATCGAATACATCGAAACCGCTCTCTGGGGCACCAAGCTCGGAAAGCCCGTCATCGTCGTCGTGGAGGAGTTCGGCGAGTTGCCGCGCATCATCGAACGCGCCAATGCCATGGGAGTCTCGCCCCTGATCGGGTTTCGCGCCAAGCTGGCGGCTCGCGGCTCCGGTCGATGGCAGGAGTCCGGCGGCGCCAAATCAAAATTCGGCCTGACGCTCACGGAGATGCTGCGCGGCGTCGAATTGCTCGAACAGAGCGGCATGCTCGGATGCCTCGTTCTCACCCATTTCCACCTCGGCAGCCAGATCACGAACATTCGAATGATCAAGGACGCCCTCGCCGAAGCCAGCCGAATTTACATCGAGCTCGCGAAAATGGGAGCCGGCCTCAAGTACTTCGACGTCGGCGGCGGAATGGCCGTGGATTACGACGGCAGCAGCAGCACCTTCGACTCCAGCGCGAACTACTCGATGGATGAATACGTCTCCGACGTGGTCGATGCCATCGCTCAGGCATGCAATTCCGCGGAACTGCCCCATCCGACCCTGGTGACCGAATGCGGTCGCGCGATCACCGCGCACCACACCGCCCTCATCTTCAACATCCTCGGCGTGACCGAATTGACGCAGAATCCCGTGCCGCAATCGCTGCCGGAAGACTCACACAACGTCATGCACAACATGCTTGAGATGCACGACAGCATTTCAGCCAAAAATTTCCAGGAGGCGTATCACGACGCCCTCGCGCTTCGCGACGAAGGCATGACACTCTTCAAGCTCGGATACCTGACGCTCAAGGACTGCGCCGTCATGGAGTCCATCTTCTGGTCAGCCTGCCGCAAGATCATCCGCATCATGCGAGAGAAGGAGTACGTCCCCGAAGAATTGCAGGGACTCGAAGCACAGCTCGCCGTCACCTACCACGGGAACTTCTCCATCTTCCAGTCCGTCCCTGACTGCTGGGCGGTCGGCCAACTGCTTCCGATCATGCCGATCCATCGCCTGAACGAGGAGCCCACGGCCCGAGCCATCCTCGCCGACATCACCTGCGATTCCGACGGCAAGATTGACAAGTTCATCGACCTGCGCGATGTGAAGACAACCATCGAGCTGCACCCGCTCAACAACGGCGACGAATACCTCCTTGGAATCTTTCTGACCGGAGCCTACCAGGAGATCCTGGGAGACATGCACAACCTCTTCGGCGATACGAACGCCATTCATGTGTCAGTCAAGGACGATGGACAATACTTCGTCGAACATGTCATCGACGGCGACACCGTCGGAGAAGTGCTGCAATACGTTCAGTTCTCGCCGGAAAATCTCGTCGCCCGCCTCCGACAGACCGTCGAACGCGCCGTCCGAGAAAAGCGAATCAACTTCCGCGAATCAGCCGAACTCCTTCGTTTCTACGAAGAAGGCCTCAAAGGCTACACCTACCTTGAAGACGCGCGCAGTTAA
- the gpmI gene encoding 2,3-bisphosphoglycerate-independent phosphoglycerate mutase translates to MSSLIKRPLLLIVRDGWGHNPYPEWNRANAVHLAKTPVDHRLRSCYPWVQIHTSGENVGLPDGVMGNSEVGHQNIGAGRIVDQEQMRITRTIRDGTFHENPVLKAACAHAIENGGVLHIMGLCSNAGVHSALEHLYAVLELAGRNGLRGNQVLFHAFGDGRDSPPTRGIEFIREVEAKMRAIGVGRVASLIGRFYAMDRDNRWDRVEKAYRMLTESRGVRIEAPPAPGTSAAEAAFRYFYDHPTDANLHGDEFIEATIVGEPRPVRAGDAVFFFNFRGDRPRELTKAFVYDEFPFPAKSDPNQPADAAVRHGFDRGPKIKNLYFCTMCDYEKGLPVHVAFPRPPKMTGILGAHWSSLGLTQFRCAETEKYPHVTFFFNDYRDEPFPGEERQIIPSPRDISTYDQKPEMSAFGVTEEMLRRIASDQYDLFVLNYANGDMVGHTGVLPAAIRAVETVDTCVGRVVDAVLARGGAAIVTADHGNCEQMIDPDTGSPHTSHTTYDVDLIVVDDRYKGSYDLTSGKPTGETTRTNGIALQPDGRLADIAPTLLKLAGLEQPAEMTGRSLI, encoded by the coding sequence ATGTCCAGCCTCATCAAGCGCCCTCTTCTGCTGATTGTTCGCGACGGCTGGGGACACAATCCCTATCCTGAATGGAATCGCGCCAACGCCGTCCACCTTGCAAAAACGCCGGTCGATCATCGACTGCGCTCCTGCTATCCGTGGGTGCAGATTCACACCAGCGGAGAAAACGTCGGCCTGCCCGATGGCGTCATGGGTAACAGCGAAGTCGGACATCAGAACATCGGCGCCGGGCGAATTGTCGATCAGGAACAGATGCGCATAACGCGCACCATCCGCGACGGAACCTTCCATGAAAACCCGGTTCTCAAGGCCGCCTGCGCTCACGCCATCGAAAACGGCGGCGTCCTTCACATCATGGGGCTGTGCAGCAACGCCGGCGTGCATTCCGCACTGGAGCACCTTTACGCCGTGCTGGAGCTTGCCGGCCGCAACGGACTCCGTGGAAACCAGGTGCTGTTTCACGCATTCGGCGACGGCCGCGATTCGCCGCCGACCAGGGGAATTGAGTTTATCCGCGAGGTCGAGGCGAAGATGCGCGCCATCGGTGTCGGACGTGTGGCATCACTCATCGGCCGATTCTATGCCATGGATCGCGACAACCGCTGGGATCGTGTGGAGAAAGCGTATCGCATGCTGACCGAATCCAGGGGCGTTCGCATTGAAGCGCCGCCTGCGCCGGGCACGTCGGCCGCCGAGGCCGCATTCCGGTACTTTTACGACCACCCGACGGACGCGAACCTGCATGGCGATGAATTCATCGAAGCCACGATCGTGGGTGAGCCGCGCCCCGTTCGCGCGGGCGACGCCGTGTTCTTTTTCAATTTTCGTGGAGACCGTCCGCGCGAGCTCACCAAGGCGTTCGTCTACGATGAGTTTCCCTTTCCGGCAAAATCGGATCCGAATCAGCCGGCCGATGCGGCGGTTCGGCACGGATTTGATCGCGGTCCGAAAATCAAGAACCTCTATTTCTGCACCATGTGCGACTACGAAAAGGGCCTGCCTGTCCACGTCGCGTTCCCGCGGCCGCCGAAGATGACGGGGATTCTCGGCGCCCACTGGTCGTCACTCGGATTGACCCAGTTCCGCTGCGCCGAAACCGAGAAGTATCCGCACGTCACGTTCTTCTTCAACGACTACCGCGACGAGCCCTTTCCAGGGGAGGAGCGGCAGATCATCCCCAGCCCCCGTGATATCAGTACCTACGACCAGAAGCCGGAGATGAGTGCCTTTGGTGTGACAGAGGAAATGCTCCGGCGCATCGCAAGCGATCAGTACGACCTCTTCGTGCTGAACTATGCCAACGGTGATATGGTCGGACACACCGGCGTTCTTCCCGCCGCCATTCGCGCCGTCGAAACCGTTGATACGTGCGTCGGTCGCGTCGTGGATGCCGTGCTTGCCAGGGGCGGTGCGGCCATCGTCACCGCCGACCACGGCAACTGCGAGCAGATGATCGATCCAGACACCGGCAGCCCGCACACCTCGCACACGACCTACGACGTCGATCTCATTGTCGTCGATGACCGCTACAAGGGCAGCTATGACCTCACCTCCGGCAAGCCGACAGGCGAAACCACGCGGACAAACGGCATCGCACTCCAACCTGACGGACGACTCGCCGATATCGCCCCCACGCTGCTCAAACTCGCCGGACTCGAGCAGCCCGCCGAAATGACCGGTCGGTCGCTGATCTGA